Sequence from the Candidatus Desulfofervidus auxilii genome:
TGAACTGTCCTTTGGCTATCAAGAAAAGATTGCTCAATTTTTAGGGTTTAAAGAGACAGAAAATATTAAAGCAGTAGAAAATTTTATGCGCATGTTTTTTACTTATACCTTTTCTATAAAACATATTACTAATTTATTTTTAAATCGTCTTTTAGAAAAACAAAAGATTTCCTTTTGGAAAAAATATGTTGCTCCAGGAATATATATCCAAAACAATCAATTGATTGTTAATGATGAAAAAATTTTTTTAAAACAACCTGCTCTTTTAGTAAAAATCTATACATGGGCTGCTAAATTTGGGGTAATGCTTTCTTTTAATACTCAACGTTTATTAAATAAAACTATTTTAAAATTAAAATCTTCTCTTTGTAATAATCTAGAAATAAGGGATACTTTTTTAGAATTTTTGACTACTCCAAAAAACTTATTACCTTTTTTAGAAGATATGACATATCAGGGATTGCTCTGTGCTATTTTTCCTGAGTGGGAAAAAATTTTACATCTTCCTCAACATAATCTCTATCATGTTTATACAACAGATTTACATGCTTTTCATACAATTAATGAAATAAAAAATTTGAGAGAGGGGAAATACAAAAAAGAATTTCCCATTTTTACAAAAGCAGCTCAATCAATAAAAGATGAAGAAATTGATATTTTATTTTTAGCTGCATTTTTTCATGACTTAGGTAAAGGGATTGGACATCCTCATCAAGAAGTAGGAGCAAAGGAAGTAGAAAAGATTTTAAAAAGATGGCAGTTGCCAATAGAAAAACAAAAAGAAATTCTTTGGTTAATCCGTTATCATCTTTTATTATCACATACAGCACAGAGAAGGGATTTGGGAGAAGAAAAAATTATTATAGATACAGCTCAAATTGTTGGTAATTTAAATCGCTTAAAGATGCTTTATGTTCTTTCATTTGCTGATGCAAAGGCAAGTGGACCACGTGCTTTCACAGAATGGAAGATGACATTAATTACAGAACTTTTCCTAAAATTACAAAGGATATTGAAAAAAGGTGATTTCAGTCATGTAGATATACGTGTGAAACTTCAAAAGATTAAAGAAAATTTAACTTTAAAATTAAAAGAAATTTTACCAGAAAATAAAGTTTTTTATTATTTAGAAATTCTTCCTCCACGCTATTTATTAAATACTCCTTTAAAAGAAATTTTATTTCATTTAGAATTTATACGTAAGCTTAATGGAAAATCAGCAATATTACACTGGGAAAATCTGTCTTCATTAAATCATTATAAAGTAACAATAGCAAGTTGGGATGCACCTGGTTTGTTTGCTAAAATAGCAGGGACTTTTTCTTTACATGGATTCAATATCTTAAATGCTCAAGCTTATACTTGGGGTAATAAAATTGCTTTAGATACATTTTGGCTGAATACAAAAAGTGAAATCCATAATACTTCTAAAAAATGGGAACAAGTAGAAAGAGATTTATGTCGAGCTATAAAGGGAGAAATTGATTTAGAAAGATTATTAGAAAATAAATATCGTCCTAGCCTTTTTGCAAGAAAAGACTTGCCATCTATTAATACAGAGATAAAAATAGATAATGAAACCTCAGATTTTTACACAATTATTGAAGTTTATACAGCAGATAAGCCTGCTTTGCTTTTTAAATTGGCACAATCATTATTTAAACTTGGTCTAAATATTCATGTAGCAAGGATTTCTACTCGTTTGGATCAAGTTGTGGATGTTTTTTATGTAGAAGAAAAAACAGGAGGGAAAATATATGATCAAAAAAAAATAGAAGAGATTAAAAAAACATTAACAAAAACTATTTAATTTTATCAATTGCCCCCCTTGCATTTTCAAAAAAAATGTTTATATATGTGTCAGCACTCATTAATAGTGAGTGCTAATAAATAGGAAAGGAGGTTGAAGCGATGAAGATCAGACCTTTGCATGATCGGGTACTTGTGAAAAGGATAGAAGAAGAGACAAAGACAAAAGGTGGTATTATTATACCTGATACTGCTAAAGAAAAGCCCATAAAGGGCGAAGTAATAGCAGTTGGTGAAGGTCGGATTTTGGATAATGGGCAAAAGGTGCCTATGTCAGTAAAAGTAGGTGATAAGATAATTTTTAGCAAATATGCAGGTACAGAAATTAAAATTGAAGGTGAGGAACATCTTATTATGAGAGAAGATGATATTTTAGGTGTAATTGAAGAATAAAATCTTTAAAAAGGAGGGGAGAGTATGGCAGCAAAAGAGATTAAATATAATGTTCAAGCACGTGAATCTATTACACGTGGTGTAGACATATTAGCAAATGCTGTAAAAGTTACTTTAGGTCCAAAGGGTAGAAATGTGATTTTGGAAAAAACATTTGGTGCTCCACTTATTACAAAAGATGGTGTTACAGTTGCGAAGGAGATTGAATTAAAGGATAAGTTTGAAAATATGGGCGCTCAGATGGTAAAGGAAGTAGCAAGCAAGACCAGTGATGTGGCTGGTGATGGTACAACAACAGCGACAATTCTTGCTCAATCGATCTTTAAAGAAGGTGCTAAAATGGTAGCAGCTGGTAGCAATCCCATGTTGCTTAAGCGAGGTGTTGATCGGGCAGTGGAGGTAGTTGTAGAAGAATTGAAAAAAATGAGTAAACCATGCCAAGAAAAGAAGGAGATTGCTCAAGTAGGTACTATTTCTGCAAATAATGATAAGAGCATTGGTGATATTATTGCTGAAGCAATGGAAAAAGTAGGTAAAGAAGGTGTAATCACAGTTGAGGAAGCTAAAGGTATTGAGACTACATTGGAAGTTGTAGAAGGTATGCAATTTGATCGTGGTTATATCTCTCCATACTTTGTTACTGATGCTGAGAAGATGGAATGCCATCTTGAGGAACCTTATATCCTTATTCATGAAAAGAAGATTAGTAGTATGAGGGATCTTTTACCTTTACTTGAAAGTGTTGCTAGATCTGGAAAACCTTTATTAATTATTGCTGAAGATGTAG
This genomic interval carries:
- the glnD gene encoding [protein-PII] uridylyltransferase; the protein is MNLIQERKNLIKDYLNSTSGKEIVYRYTQLIDNFVKEQWIKLAEPKLTDEVALIAVGGYGRKEMSFYSDVDLLILHIDKPSSALHEVVVSFIQSFWDHKIRLDHSFRTIKECLSIAKDNFLAFMAMLTPRFLIGNNELFEELIQTLRKKLIEPQKHQILKNIWERRKKRHLQYSQHTHFLEPNLKKGIGGLRDIHNLQWAAIIAFGNDDLKFLETFDLLSTEERKNLEEALDFLWRVRNCLHYLSKHENDELSFGYQEKIAQFLGFKETENIKAVENFMRMFFTYTFSIKHITNLFLNRLLEKQKISFWKKYVAPGIYIQNNQLIVNDEKIFLKQPALLVKIYTWAAKFGVMLSFNTQRLLNKTILKLKSSLCNNLEIRDTFLEFLTTPKNLLPFLEDMTYQGLLCAIFPEWEKILHLPQHNLYHVYTTDLHAFHTINEIKNLREGKYKKEFPIFTKAAQSIKDEEIDILFLAAFFHDLGKGIGHPHQEVGAKEVEKILKRWQLPIEKQKEILWLIRYHLLLSHTAQRRDLGEEKIIIDTAQIVGNLNRLKMLYVLSFADAKASGPRAFTEWKMTLITELFLKLQRILKKGDFSHVDIRVKLQKIKENLTLKLKEILPENKVFYYLEILPPRYLLNTPLKEILFHLEFIRKLNGKSAILHWENLSSLNHYKVTIASWDAPGLFAKIAGTFSLHGFNILNAQAYTWGNKIALDTFWLNTKSEIHNTSKKWEQVERDLCRAIKGEIDLERLLENKYRPSLFARKDLPSINTEIKIDNETSDFYTIIEVYTADKPALLFKLAQSLFKLGLNIHVARISTRLDQVVDVFYVEEKTGGKIYDQKKIEEIKKTLTKTI
- the groES gene encoding co-chaperone GroES; protein product: MKIRPLHDRVLVKRIEEETKTKGGIIIPDTAKEKPIKGEVIAVGEGRILDNGQKVPMSVKVGDKIIFSKYAGTEIKIEGEEHLIMREDDILGVIEE